A window from Aminiphilus circumscriptus DSM 16581 encodes these proteins:
- a CDS encoding type II toxin-antitoxin system HicB family antitoxin, translating into MKKDVRIYPALLSEDGTHVCVRFPDLPGCNTFGKDYVDAIASAKDALGGHLLCMEEDNDPIPAPTPINKLRPEKDEVAVLIDVRMDVLRKEEAKKSVSKNVTLPAWLNEMAVEHKINFSSTLQEALREKLGV; encoded by the coding sequence ATGAAAAAGGATGTCCGCATATACCCCGCACTGCTCTCCGAAGATGGAACGCATGTCTGCGTCCGCTTTCCCGATCTTCCGGGCTGCAATACCTTCGGGAAGGACTACGTCGACGCCATCGCCAGCGCCAAGGATGCTTTGGGAGGACATTTACTCTGCATGGAAGAAGATAACGATCCCATCCCCGCCCCCACCCCGATCAACAAACTGCGACCGGAAAAAGACGAAGTCGCCGTCCTGATCGACGTGCGCATGGACGTTCTCCGCAAAGAGGAAGCGAAAAAATCCGTCAGCAAGAACGTTACCCTCCCGGCATGGCTCAACGAGATGGCCGTGGAACACAAGATCAACTTCTCCAGCACCCTTCAGGAAGCCCTCCGAGAGAAGCTTGGAGTATAA
- a CDS encoding type II toxin-antitoxin system HicA family toxin: protein MKTVGSHHHFKHPTKPGKVTVKHPKKAFRRKPLETSCNRRG, encoded by the coding sequence ATAAAAACGGTCGGGAGCCACCATCATTTCAAGCATCCGACAAAACCCGGAAAGGTCACGGTCAAACACCCCAAAAAAGCGTTCCGCCGAAAACCTTTGGAAACATCATGCAACAGGCGGGGCTGA
- a CDS encoding ABC transporter substrate-binding protein: protein MVRLMKSLFLGLFLIVAASAVLLVSDYRGRVQNMSGTPGGSASNGLAADGPAAALHGKVRAGSPVRVAVLKWTASVTTDETYEGLVAGLAERGFEHGKNVTLEKFSAEGDMPTAVSMAQNACGGDYDLMLTISTPMLQVGATANKEGKVVHVFGAVTDPYAAGVGISRENHREHPAWLTGVGTFQPVREALELTKRLYPDLTRIGTVMNPSEACSQACYELAKKTCAELGVELVAVTVDNSSAVYEAASALASQGVQAFAIGGDNSVESAFDSVVRAADAAGIPVVGYASMYAEKGALFGLGANYVEVGRMQAQVAADILGGASPADIPVENVMPLKLSLNKNVLKKLRDPWRIPPEVEAQAAIIVDESGTRHLSQEVPAPLGVPKAGAGAAPGARRWNLHYLNYVDSAPQEETLRGFLKALRDEGWTEGKEYTLTVSNAQGDMPTLAAMVDNVLTQNADMLVLTSTPTLQTAVKKVRDIPVIFGVVANPVLAGAGTSDTDHLPNVTGISSASAYDEGAAALLACLPGAKRVGTLVNPSESNCVYNFEQLKAVFAAKGVELVSVPVSTPTEIPDGVRALLSMNVDAVLQVAGNLFFSSFAPISKACLEAKTPLFGFDTATAVKGGAAVAVARDYVAGGEDMGRVALRVLRGEKPAAIPFSPISRTIVTINEKNAARYGLDIPASLRQRANIVSGE, encoded by the coding sequence ATGGTCCGGCTTATGAAGAGTCTGTTTCTCGGCCTCTTTCTCATCGTCGCCGCAAGCGCGGTGCTGCTGGTTTCCGACTACCGGGGGCGGGTGCAGAACATGTCCGGAACGCCTGGTGGCTCGGCTTCCAATGGCCTGGCTGCCGATGGCCCGGCGGCGGCGTTGCACGGCAAGGTTCGGGCGGGCAGTCCGGTTCGCGTGGCGGTGCTCAAATGGACGGCTTCGGTGACCACCGACGAGACGTACGAGGGGCTGGTGGCGGGGCTGGCGGAGCGCGGCTTCGAGCATGGCAAAAACGTGACGCTGGAAAAGTTTTCCGCCGAGGGAGACATGCCCACCGCCGTGAGCATGGCCCAGAACGCCTGCGGAGGCGACTACGACCTGATGCTCACCATCAGCACGCCCATGCTGCAGGTGGGGGCTACGGCCAACAAGGAGGGGAAGGTGGTGCACGTTTTCGGGGCGGTCACCGATCCCTATGCCGCCGGAGTGGGCATCAGCCGTGAAAATCACCGGGAGCATCCCGCATGGCTCACGGGGGTGGGGACCTTCCAGCCGGTGCGCGAGGCGCTGGAGCTGACGAAGAGGCTCTACCCTGACCTGACGCGCATCGGGACGGTGATGAACCCCTCGGAGGCATGCTCCCAGGCGTGTTACGAGCTGGCGAAAAAGACCTGTGCCGAACTGGGAGTGGAGCTGGTCGCCGTGACGGTCGACAATTCGTCGGCGGTGTATGAGGCGGCGTCGGCGCTGGCGTCGCAGGGCGTACAGGCCTTCGCCATCGGGGGCGACAATTCGGTGGAGTCGGCCTTCGACTCGGTGGTGCGGGCGGCGGATGCGGCGGGCATTCCCGTGGTGGGCTACGCCTCCATGTACGCCGAGAAGGGGGCGCTTTTTGGTCTCGGAGCGAACTACGTGGAAGTGGGGCGCATGCAGGCGCAGGTGGCGGCGGATATCCTCGGAGGCGCTTCTCCCGCGGACATTCCCGTGGAAAACGTGATGCCGCTCAAGCTGTCGCTGAACAAAAACGTGCTGAAGAAGCTGCGCGATCCCTGGCGCATTCCTCCCGAGGTGGAGGCGCAGGCGGCGATCATCGTGGACGAGTCGGGGACGCGGCATCTGTCGCAGGAGGTTCCCGCGCCCTTGGGGGTGCCGAAGGCGGGAGCGGGCGCCGCTCCTGGGGCTCGCCGATGGAACCTGCATTATCTGAATTACGTGGACTCCGCGCCGCAGGAGGAGACGCTCCGCGGCTTTCTGAAGGCGCTTCGGGACGAGGGTTGGACCGAGGGGAAGGAATACACGCTGACGGTGTCAAATGCTCAGGGGGACATGCCGACGCTTGCCGCCATGGTGGACAACGTGCTGACCCAGAACGCGGACATGCTGGTGCTCACCTCCACCCCAACCCTGCAGACGGCGGTGAAGAAGGTACGTGACATTCCCGTGATCTTCGGTGTGGTGGCGAATCCCGTGCTGGCAGGGGCGGGCACGAGCGACACCGACCATCTGCCCAACGTGACGGGCATCTCCTCGGCGTCGGCCTACGACGAGGGCGCGGCGGCGCTGCTCGCGTGCCTGCCGGGGGCGAAGCGCGTGGGAACCCTGGTGAACCCGTCGGAATCGAACTGCGTCTACAACTTCGAACAACTGAAGGCGGTCTTCGCTGCAAAGGGGGTCGAACTCGTCTCCGTTCCCGTCTCGACGCCCACGGAGATTCCCGACGGCGTCCGGGCTCTCCTTTCGATGAACGTCGATGCGGTGCTGCAGGTGGCGGGGAATCTGTTCTTCTCCTCCTTCGCTCCCATCTCGAAGGCATGTCTGGAGGCGAAGACGCCCCTCTTCGGGTTTGACACCGCCACTGCGGTCAAGGGCGGGGCGGCGGTGGCCGTGGCGCGCGACTACGTTGCCGGGGGTGAGGACATGGGGCGCGTGGCCCTGCGCGTGCTGCGGGGCGAAAAACCCGCCGCGATTCCCTTTTCCCCCATCAGCAGGACCATCGTCACCATCAACGAGAAAAACGCGGCACGCTACGGGCTCGACATTCCCGCCTCGCTTCGGCAGCGGGCGAACATCGTTTCGGGCGAGTAG
- a CDS encoding STAS domain-containing protein, translating into MQIERREEQNGLALLLRGRLDAGRCRILEDELEDAIRQGFHRIVLDMDEVLFLSSAGIRSLLRYKRTLTALGGDLAIRRPSEFVREILNMVGMTAFFVEGDATAPAHAAEKIARFDLGAGSFRAELLGAGEARSFGSGSWGFGIGSFEKERRDSGEVLAAEGFALMLPPGDGQTPDFMAASGDFVPSVHFASGVVLEGAPSCCLRFSESLPGMPLSELVTLALDAVGAPAAALALVAETSGLVGASLSVPGPEALPDEGFFAFPAVREHLDYRPEKRFDRHLAVVVGLAVRGDAGALAPQVRPLAGGEALSGHFHAAVFPFKAIPQGRVELPSVLAKLFDAVDPVGLLHLLHDRRPISGAGESAFLSGALWAGALAGLEGGRA; encoded by the coding sequence ATGCAGATCGAACGGCGGGAAGAACAGAACGGGCTGGCGCTGCTGCTTCGGGGGCGGCTGGATGCGGGACGTTGCCGCATTCTGGAGGACGAGCTGGAAGACGCCATCAGGCAGGGTTTTCATCGCATTGTGCTCGACATGGACGAGGTGCTCTTTCTCAGTTCCGCGGGCATTCGCAGCCTGTTGCGCTACAAGAGGACGCTGACGGCGCTCGGGGGTGATCTGGCGATCCGGCGGCCCTCGGAGTTCGTGCGGGAGATTCTGAACATGGTGGGGATGACCGCGTTCTTCGTCGAGGGAGATGCGACGGCGCCCGCTCATGCGGCGGAGAAAATCGCCCGGTTCGATCTGGGGGCCGGGTCGTTCCGGGCGGAACTGTTGGGAGCGGGGGAGGCGCGCTCCTTCGGGTCCGGCAGTTGGGGATTCGGCATCGGTTCCTTTGAAAAGGAACGGCGCGACAGCGGAGAAGTGTTGGCGGCGGAGGGATTCGCCCTGATGCTCCCGCCGGGGGACGGGCAGACGCCGGATTTCATGGCCGCCTCGGGTGATTTCGTCCCCTCGGTGCACTTTGCGTCGGGGGTGGTGCTGGAGGGCGCGCCCTCGTGCTGTCTGCGCTTTTCCGAGAGTCTGCCGGGAATGCCCCTGTCGGAGCTGGTGACTCTTGCCCTCGATGCCGTGGGAGCGCCGGCGGCGGCCCTGGCGCTGGTGGCCGAAACGTCGGGGCTCGTCGGGGCAAGTCTGAGCGTGCCCGGCCCGGAGGCCCTGCCGGATGAGGGATTTTTCGCCTTTCCCGCGGTGCGCGAGCATCTGGACTACCGTCCCGAAAAGCGTTTCGACCGTCATCTGGCGGTGGTGGTGGGTCTGGCGGTCCGGGGCGACGCGGGAGCCCTCGCCCCTCAGGTGCGGCCCCTCGCCGGAGGAGAGGCGCTTTCGGGGCACTTTCACGCGGCGGTCTTTCCCTTCAAGGCCATTCCGCAGGGCCGGGTGGAGTTGCCGTCGGTGCTCGCCAAACTGTTCGATGCCGTGGATCCCGTGGGGCTGCTGCATCTGCTGCACGACCGGCGCCCCATCTCCGGCGCCGGAGAGAGCGCCTTCCTGAGCGGGGCACTGTGGGCGGGCGCCCTGGCGGGGCTGGAAGGAGGCCGGGCGTGA
- a CDS encoding ABC transporter permease, protein MSLLIGALTMGFLLSLMALGVYLTFRIFGFADLATDSILTLGAAVAAVLMAGGVPPALATLAAVGAGMLASGVTGVLHTRFHINNLLSGILVMTGLYSVNLRIMGGSNVPLSQTVTLVDSVGNAVRRLTGFDSVRISIWQVSVGDLAVLGGAFLLACLFGVALWAFLRTDFGIALRASGDNSQSALAQGVSASNMLLFSLMLAGGLSALTGALLAQYQGFADVQMGVGTLVLGLASVIMGQALVRTRSIGISLAGAVMGSVLFRLLVSIALRWGLNPNDLKLITALFVLATLVLPGLLGRLRKGTVRHA, encoded by the coding sequence GTGAGTCTTCTTATCGGGGCTCTCACCATGGGTTTTCTCCTTTCGCTGATGGCCCTGGGGGTCTACCTCACTTTCCGCATTTTCGGTTTCGCCGACCTCGCCACCGACAGCATTCTCACCCTGGGAGCCGCCGTGGCGGCGGTGCTGATGGCGGGCGGCGTTCCGCCGGCGCTCGCCACGCTGGCCGCCGTGGGGGCGGGCATGCTGGCCAGCGGCGTCACCGGTGTGCTGCACACGCGGTTCCACATCAACAATCTGCTCTCGGGCATTCTGGTGATGACGGGGCTCTACTCGGTGAACCTGCGCATCATGGGGGGGAGCAATGTTCCTCTGTCGCAGACCGTCACACTGGTGGACAGCGTGGGAAATGCGGTGCGGCGCCTGACGGGGTTCGACAGCGTGCGGATCTCCATCTGGCAGGTTTCCGTGGGCGATCTGGCGGTGCTCGGCGGCGCTTTTCTGCTGGCGTGCTTGTTCGGTGTGGCGCTGTGGGCCTTTCTGCGGACCGATTTCGGCATCGCGCTGCGGGCGTCGGGTGATAACAGCCAGTCCGCGCTGGCGCAGGGTGTGAGCGCCTCCAACATGCTGCTCTTCAGCCTGATGCTCGCCGGGGGGCTTTCGGCCCTCACCGGGGCGCTGCTGGCCCAGTATCAGGGCTTCGCCGACGTGCAGATGGGAGTGGGCACGCTGGTGCTGGGGCTCGCCAGCGTCATCATGGGGCAGGCGCTGGTGCGCACGCGCTCCATCGGCATCTCCCTCGCCGGGGCGGTCATGGGGTCGGTCCTCTTCCGCCTCCTGGTCTCCATCGCCCTGCGCTGGGGGCTGAATCCCAACGACCTCAAGCTGATCACGGCGCTCTTCGTGCTCGCCACGCTGGTGTTGCCCGGTCTCCTGGGGCGCCTGCGGAAGGGGACGGTGCGCCATGCTTGA
- a CDS encoding ABC transporter ATP-binding protein, which produces MLDIQNAVKTFHPGTENEVRALQGVELRVEDGSFVVVIGTNGSGKSTLQNAVSGSFFLDAGRILLAGQDITRWPEHRRASLIGRVFQNPFSGTAPNMTVGENLALAARRGLRRTLRPNAFALPGSRNALAERVRSLGMGLENRLENEIGSLSGGQRQALTLLMATLRRPELLLLDEHTAALDPRAADMVIRVTDDLVREGRLTTLMVTHSMQQAVSLGDRLIMMHRGRIVADISGSEKKRLRPGDLLDRFDAIKRREQIDPSVAEMLREMYV; this is translated from the coding sequence ATGCTTGATATACAGAACGCGGTCAAGACCTTTCATCCCGGTACCGAGAACGAGGTGCGTGCCCTGCAGGGAGTGGAGCTGCGGGTGGAGGACGGCTCCTTCGTGGTGGTCATCGGCACCAACGGGTCGGGTAAATCGACGCTGCAGAACGCCGTGTCGGGAAGCTTCTTCCTCGACGCGGGGCGCATTCTGCTCGCCGGTCAGGACATCACCCGGTGGCCCGAGCATCGCCGGGCGTCGCTGATCGGGCGCGTCTTCCAGAACCCCTTCAGCGGCACGGCTCCCAACATGACCGTGGGGGAAAACCTCGCTCTCGCCGCCCGGCGTGGTCTGCGGCGCACGCTGCGCCCAAACGCGTTCGCCCTGCCCGGGTCCAGGAATGCCTTGGCCGAGCGGGTGCGCTCTCTGGGGATGGGGCTTGAGAACCGCCTGGAAAACGAGATCGGTTCGCTCTCCGGGGGGCAGCGGCAGGCTCTGACGTTGCTGATGGCCACTCTGCGCCGTCCCGAGCTGCTGCTGCTCGACGAGCACACGGCGGCCCTCGATCCCCGGGCGGCGGACATGGTGATTCGCGTCACCGACGATCTGGTGCGCGAGGGAAGACTCACCACCCTGATGGTGACTCACTCGATGCAGCAGGCGGTGAGTCTGGGCGACCGGTTGATCATGATGCACCGGGGGCGCATTGTGGCCGACATTTCGGGGTCGGAGAAGAAGCGCCTCCGCCCCGGCGACCTGCTGGACCGCTTCGACGCCATCAAGCGCCGCGAGCAGATAGATCCCTCGGTGGCGGAGATGCTGCGGGAGATGTACGTGTAG